From the genome of Glycine max cultivar Williams 82 chromosome 2, Glycine_max_v4.0, whole genome shotgun sequence, one region includes:
- the LOC106796771 gene encoding zinc finger BED domain-containing protein RICESLEEPER 2-like → MEDISFSPEGIYPISSPINESPSPSPSPIDQTHSPIQVDLAPSPSPVNVDHTPSPHEDEVNNVEAQGGICRLKSKIWQHFKKIKVNGLDKAECKYCKKLLGGKSKNGTKHLWQHNEICVQYKIFMRGMKGQTFLTPKVVQGKQELGAGTYDAERAREELAKAIIMHEYPLSIVDHLGFRRYSAALQPVFQVPTRNTIKKEIMKIYENERATTLKLLDSLDGRVAITSDMWTLTSQKRGYMAITAHYVDGCWNLQSQILSLMVSSIQHFKQLLRIY, encoded by the exons atggaagatATTAGTTTTTCACCAGAAGGAATTTACCCTATTTCTTCACCAATTAATGAGTCTCCTTCTCCTTCACCTTCACCAATTGATCAAACTCATTCACCTATTCAAGTTGATCTTGCACCTTCTCCTTCACCTGTTAATGTTGATCATACTCCTTCACCTCATGAAGATGAAGTTAATAATGTGGAGGCACAAGGAGGAATATGTAGGCTGAAAAGTAAGATTTGGCagcatttcaaaaaaattaaagtcaatgGTTTGGACAAGGCTGAATGCAAGTATTGTAAGAAACTTCTTGGTGGAAAATCAAAAAATGGAACCAAGCATTTGTGGCAGCATAATGAGATTTGTGTTCAATACAAGATTTTTATGAGAGGGATGAAAGGCCAAACATTTCTTACCCCTAAGGTCGTGCAAGGAAAACAAGAGTTGGGTGCGGGAACTTATGATGCAGAACGTGCAAGGGAAGAGTTGGCAAAAGCAATTATTATGCATGAGTACCCACTATCAATTGTTGATCACCTTGGCTTTAGGAGATACTCTGCTGCCCTCCAACCTGTGTTTCAG GTTCCTACTAGAAACACAATTAAGAAGGAGATAATGAAAATCTATGAGAATGAACGAGCAACAACTTTGAAGTTGTTGGATAGTCTTGATGGAAGAGTGGCCATTACATCAGACATGTGGACTTTAACAAGTCAGAAGAGGGGGTATATGGCTATTACAGCTCATTACGTTGATGGTTGTTGGAACTTACAAAGTCAAATTTTGAg